The following nucleotide sequence is from Streptomyces pactum.
ACCGGCCTGGGCCGCTCCAACGGCTGCGCGTACGCCGACTCCCCCGGCCACGTGCCGGTGCAGCGGATGGCGAACGTCTCGCTGCGGCCGGCCCCGTCCGGGCCCTCCACCGAGGAGCTGATCTCCGGGGTGGAGCGCGGCATCTACGTGGTCGGCGACCGCTCCTGGTCGATCGACATGCAGCGCTACAACTTCCAGTTCACCGGCCAGCGCTTCTTCCGGATCGAGAACGGCCGGCTCGCGGGCCAGCTGCGCGACGTCGCGTACCAGGCCACCACCACGGACTTCTGGGGGTCGATGGCGGCCGTCGGCGGTCCGCAGACCTATGTGCTCGGGGGCGCCTTCAACTGCGGCAAGGCGCAGCCCGGCCAGGTCGCCGCCGTCTCGCACGGCTGCCCGTCCGCGCTCTTCCGCGGCGTCAACATTCTGAACACCACGCAGGAGGCCGGCCGATGACCGCCCGTACCCACAAGCCGCACGAGATCGTCGAGCGGGCGCTGGAGCTGTCCCGCGCCGACGGCTGCGTGGTGATCGCCGACGAGACGTCCACCGCCAACCTCCGCTGGGCCGGGAACGCGCTGACCACCAACGGCGTCACCCGGGGCCGCACCCTCACCGTGGTGGCCACGGTCGAGGGGCGGGAGGGCACCGCCTCGGGTGTGGTCTCGCGGTCCGCGGTCACCGCCGACGAGCTGGAGCCGCTGGTCCGGGCCGCCGAGGCCGCGGCCCGGGACGCCGGTCCGGCCGAGGACGCCCAGCCGCTGGTGACCGGGGTGCCGGCCTCGGCCGGCTTCGCCGAGCCGCCGGCCGAGACCTCCTCGGAGGTGTTCGCGGCGTTCGCCCCGGCGCTCGGCGAGTCCTTCGCCCGGGCCCGGGCCGGCGGCCGGGAGCTGTACGGCTTCGCCAGCCACGAGATGGTCTCCAGCTACCTGGGCACCTCCACCGGGCTGCGGCTCCGCCACGACCAGCCCACCGGCACCCTGGAGATGAACGCCAAGTCGCCCGACCGCACCCGGTCCGCCTGGGCCGGGCGGGCGACCCGCGACTTCCGGGACGTCGACCCGGCCGCGCTCGACGCCGAGCTGGCGCAGCGGCTGGCGTGGGCACAGCGCCGGGTCGAGCTGCCGGCCGGGCGGTACGAGACGCTGCTGCCGCCCACCGCCGTGGCCGACCTGCTGATCTACCAGCTGTGGTCCTCCGGGGCGCGGGACGCCGCGGAGGGCCGGACGGTCTTCAGCAAGCCGGGCGGGGCCACCCGGGTCGGCGAGAAGCTGTCGCGGCTGCCGCTGACGCTGCGCAGCGACCCGGCCGAGCCGGGGCTGGAGGCCGCACCGTTCGTGCTGGCGCACGCCTCCGGCGACGACGCGTCGGTCTTCGACAACGGGCTGCCGCTGCCGGCCACCGAGTGGATCTCCGACGGGGTGCTGAACCGGCTGGTCACCACGCGCCACTCGGCGGGCCTGACCGGGCTGCCGGTGGCACCGGCGATCGACAACCTGGTCCTGGACGCGGGGGGCACCCGGTCGCTGGAGGAGATGGTCGCCGCCACCGGGCGGGGGCTGCTGCTGACCTGCCTGTGGTACATCCGCGAGGTCGACCCGGCGACGCTGCTGCTCACCGGACTCACCCGGGACGGGGTGTACCTGGTGGAGGGCGGCGAGGTGGTCGGCGAGGTGAACAACTTCCGCTTCAACGAGTCGCCGGTGGACCTGCTGTCCCGGGCCACCGAGGCGGGCCGTACCGAGCGGACGCTGCCGCGGGAGTGGGGCGACTGGTTCACCCGGGCCGCGATGCCGCCGCTGCGGGTGCCCGACTTCAACATGAGCTCGGTCAGCAAGGGGGTGTGACCGCCCGGGGCCGGGGCGGCGACCCGCCACCGGGCCGCGCTCCCGGTTCGCCCCGGCCCCGGCCGCACCCCATAGACTCGGCCCGTCCCTTTTTCTCCGACGACCATCAGGAACGCCACGATGACACGCCTCGGCGACTCCGTCGCACGCGCCAGCGCGCTGCTGGCGCAGGATCTCTCCTCCGACTCCACCGTGGAGAAGCTGCTCGGTGAGACCAAGGCGCGGCGTTATCTGGACCTGTCGGACCTGCCGGCGAAGGAACAGGCCGAGCTGATCGCCTCCCGTACGGTCGAGGTGCTGCCGGGTGTGGAGAAGCTGGCGGAGCGGATCGAGGAGCGGCAGACGGCGGGCCGGGGCCTGCGGATCAAGCTGGGCATCGACCCGACCGCCGCCGACGTCCACCTGGGCCACGTGGTCCCGATGATCATCCTCAGCCGGTTCCAGCGGATGGGGCACGACGTCACGCTGATCATCGGCGACTTCACGGCCAAGATCGGTGACCCGTCGGGCCGTACCGCGGAGCGCCCGCCGCTCACCGACGCGGACATCGCCGCCAACCTGGCGGGCTACCGCGAGCAGGTGCGGCCGTTCCTCGACTTCGACAAGGTGAGCTTCCGGCAGAACAGCGAGTGGCTGGCGCCCTACACCTTCCCGGAGCTGCTCGGCCTGCTCGCCCAGGTGCCGGTCTCCCAGCTGCTCCAGCGGGAGGACTTCCGCAACCGGCTGTCCGCCGGCTCGGGGCTGACCATGTCGGAGCTGCTCTACCCGATCGCGCAGGCTCTGGACTCGGTGGCGCTGGAGTGCGACGTCGAGCTGGGCGGCGCGGACCAGCTGCTCAACCTCCAGATGGGCCGGAAGCTGATGGAGCTGCGCGGGCAGCAGCCGCAGCTGGCGGTCACCATGCCGCTGATCGAGGGCACCGACGGCACCGGCGCGAAGATGTCCAAGTCCAAGGGGAACTACGTCGGGCTCACCGCGCCGGCCGAGGACGTCTTCGGCAAGATCATGTCGATCCCGGACCGGCTGATGGATCCCTACCTGCGGGCCTGGACCGAGTGGACCGACGAGGAGGTCGCGCTGGTGACCTCCCGGCTCGCGGAGAAGTCGCTGCACCCGATGGACCTGAAGAAGGTGCTCGCCGGCGAGGTCGTGGCGGCGCTGTACGGCGTGGAGGCGGCGATGGCCGCGCGGGCCGGGTTCGTGGCCCAGTTCTCCCGGAAGAGCTTCACCGAGGTGGAGTCGCTGCCGGTGGTGGAGCTGGCCGAGCACGGCGCGGAGGCGGCCACCGCGGTGCTGTCGAAGGTGCTGGGCTTCCAGCCGAGCGCGTCGGCCGCCCGCCGGGTCGCCAAGCAGAACGGGCTGCGGCTGGTCGGCGAGGCCGGGGGTGAGCAGCGCGGCGTGGTGCTCACCGAGGCGCAGGCGATCCGGCCGCTGGCCGAGGTGGTCCGCGAGGTGGTCGCCGAAGCCGGGCTGGACGCGGCCGCCCCGGTGTACCTCAAGGCGGGCCGGAAGATCGCGGAGCTGCGCGGCGCCTGAGGCCGTCCCCGCGGGCCCGGGGAGCCCGCACCCGTGCGGGCCCCGGACCCCCGGGCCCGCACGGACCCGGCCCGGCAGGCCGTGAACAGCGGTCAGCGGTCCGGGAGGTCGTGTCGTGGGCCGCGGGTCCGGCAGCGGTTCCGCCGCCCGGCCGGTGCAGAGCGTTCCGGGGTGCGTTACGGCGAGGTCCGGAGCCGGTCCTCACGCCCGCCGGCGGTGGCGGACCGGGCCTGCCGATCGGTTCGGCGGCGGCCGGTGCGGGGCGCGCACCGGCCGCCGTGCCGTGCCGGGTACGGGCCGGACCGCGGCCCGTCGGTGCGGGTCAGGCCCGCTGTCTGCCGTGGCCACGGATCGCCGCCCACAGTGGAGTACCCAGGGCCACCACCAGGACGGCCCCGGCGAGCTGGAGCGCGTGCCGCCCCCAGTCCACGCCCTTGGTCTCGTCGATACCGATCCCCCGTGCCACGGCGTTGCCGATGATCGAGCCGATGATACCGAAGATCACGGTCAGCCAGAGTGGGATGTTCTGCTTCCCGGGGAGAATGGCCTTGGCGAGAACGCCGAGCACCAGACCCACGATGATCGCCCACAACCAGTTCATGTCGCCTCCTCGTACGGCGTGCCGTGTGCGCGACAGCATCCTCAGTGTCCGACCGATGGGGGTACGGCGCACGCCGGAGCGGAGCCCCCGCGCCGGGCGGGACGCTTCTACGCCGTGTGGCGTGCCCCGGTCACCGGGCCGGAGCGGGCCGGGCGTACCGTTGATGGTGTCGGACAACCGGCCGGGGCCGGTCAGCAGTCAGGTGGTGGAACGTGATGCGGAAGCATGACGGAGCGCAGGTCTTCCGGATCACCGGCGCCCGGCAGAGCCTCGCCGAGGACGTCCGCGGCCGGCAGCGCCGCTACATCATCTCGATGACGGTGCGCACGGTGTCGGTGGTGCTGGCGGCCGTGCTGTGGAACGTGGAGCGGCACGTCGCGTTCGTGGCGCTGGTCCTGGGCATTCTGCTCCCCTACATCGCGGTGGTCATCGCCAACGCGGGACGGGAGAACACCCCGTCGCTGCCGTCCAGTTTCATCCCGACGCCCACCCGGCCGATGCTGGAGGCCCAGGCGCGGCACGGTGACCGGGGCGGCGACCGGCCCGGTGGTGGTACGGTCGGCGACCGCGGCGCGGAACCCGTAGCGGACGACGTCCGGCGCCCCTCGGAGGACGGACCGGACGCCCGCCGCTGAACCGGCCGGCCCGGTCGGGACCGGAGAAAAGCCGCGAGCAATCACGCGCTTCCGGTGCACCGCGCCCCATGCCCCATGACATACTGCGTACGCGCTCCGCATCCCCCGTCGGAGCGACGGACCGACGCCGGGCGGCTCCCCCCGTGGCTGCCCGGCGTCGTCATGTCCGGGCCTCCGCCCGCCGGCTCCGGCGCAGCGGCACCCCGCGCCCCACACCGTCCCGCCGGCCACCGGCCACCGGCCACCGGGATCTTCGTCGCCCACCACCCTCGGACGGATTCGGTCCCGCGCCCTAGGATCGGGGGTGTGAATTCCACCGAGCCTTCCGCGCCTTCCGCCGACGCCCCCACCGCCGTCATCTGCTCGGCCAAGGGCTGCCGGGCTCCCGCCGTGTGGGTGCTCGCCTGGAACAACCCGAAGATCCACACGCCGGAGCGGCGCAAGACCTGGCTCGCCTGCGAGGAGCACCGCGAGCACCTCTCGCAGTTCCTCGGCGTCCGCGGCTTCCTCAAGGACGTGGTGAAGCTGTCGGAGTGGGTGGAGACGAACGGCTGACGCCGTCGAGGGAGCGCGCGGGAGCGGCCCCGCGGCCGGTCAGCCGCCGATCGCGGACATCGGGCGGTCGGGCTGGAGGAACGCCGGGTCGTCCAGTCCGGAGCCGGCCTTCTTCCCCCACATCGCCCGCCGCCACAGGCCGGCGATCTCCTCGTCCCCGGCGCCGGAGCGCAGGGCGCCGCGCAGATCGGTCTCCTCCCGCGCGAACAGACAGGTGCGGACCTGCCCGTCGGCGGTGAGCCGGGTGCGGTCGCAGGCCCGGCAGAAGGGGCGGGTGACCGAGGCGATGACGCCCACCCGGGCCGGCCCGCCGTCGACCAGCCAGCGTTCGGCGGGGGCCGAGCCGCGCTCCTCCCGCTCCTCGGCCGTGAGGTCGAACCGGGTGCGCAGCGAGGTGAGGATGTCCCCGGCGGTGATCATGCCGTCGCGCTTCCAGCCGTGCTGGGCATCGAGCGGCATCTGCTCGATGAAGCGGAGTTCGTAGTCGTTGGCCACGGCCCAGGCGAGCAGGTCGGGCGCCTCGTCCTCGTTGAGTCCGGGCATCAGCACGGCGTTGACCTTGACCGGGTCGAGTCCGGCCGCCCGGGCGGCCGCCAGCCCGGCGAGCACGTCGTGGTGGCGGTCGCGCCGGGTCAGCGCGCGGAACACCTCCGGGCGGAGGGTGTCCAGGGAGACGTTGACCCGGTCCAGGCCCGCCTCGCGCAGCGCCTCGGCGGTACGGGCGAGGCCGATGCCGTTGGTGGTGAGCGACATCCGGGGCCGCGGGCTCAGCTCGGCGCAGCGGCTCACGATGTCCACCAGGCCGGGGCGGAGCAGCGGTTCACCGCCGGTGAACCGGACCTCGGTGACGCCCAGACGGGTGACGGCGAGGGAGACCAGCCGGACGATCTCGTCGTCGGTGAGCAGCTCCGGCTTGGCCAGCCACTGCAGTCCCTCCTCGGGCATGCAGTAGGTGCAGCGCAGGTTGCACCGGTCGGTCAGGGAGACCCGGAGGTCGGTGGCGACGCGACCATAGGTGTCGATCAGCATGGGGGCGACCCCTCCCACGTTCGAATGCATGCGCTGCGGCCGGTTCTTCCGCAGCGTACGCGACACCTCCGACGTTCAACAGTTCGTTGATGCGACCGTGCGGTCACCCGGTGTGGCCGGCGGCGGTGCCGCGCCGTCCGGCGATGCCCGGGCGCACCCCGGCCGCGGCCCCGCCCCGAACACCACGGGACGGGACCGCGGCCGGCGTCCGGTGCGCGCCGCGGCCGACGTTTCAGTGCGCGCCGTGGCCGGTGAGGGAGCGCACCTCCAGTTCGGCGTACTTCTTCGCGTCCGGCTCCTCCTTGGAGAGCAGCGAGCCGATCCAGCCGAGCAGGAAGCCGAGCGGGATGGAGATCAGCCCCGGGTTCTCCAGCGGGAACCAGTGGAAGTCGACGCTCTTGAACATGGAGGACTCCTTGCCGGAGACCACCGGGGAGAAGAGCACCAGCACCACCGAGGAGACCAGGCCGCCGTAGATCGACCATAGCGCGCCCCGGGTGGTGAACCGCTTCCAGAACAGGCTGTAGAGGATGGTCGGCAGGTTGGCCGAGGCGGCGACCGCGAAGGCCAGCGCGACGAGTCCGGCGACGTTGATGTCGCGGGCGAAGGCACCGAGCACGATGGCGACCGCGCCGATCAGCACCGTCGCCCAGCGGGCGGCGCGGATCTCCTCCTTCTCGCTCGCCTCGCCCTTGCGGATGACGTTGGCGTAGATGTCGTGGGCGAAGGACGAGGAGGAGGCCAGCGTCAGTCCGGCGACCACCGCGAGGATGGTGGCGAAGGCGACCGCGGAGATCACCGCGAGCAGGATCGCGCCCCCGGTGGAGTCACCCCCGCCGCCGATCTCCATGGCGGCGAGCGGGGCGGCGGTGTTGCCGGCCTTGTTGGAGGTGGTGATCTCGTCCCGGCTGAGCAGCGCCGCGGCCCCGAAGCCGAGCACGATCGTCATCAGGTAGAAGGCGCCGATGATGCCGATCGCCCAGTTCACCGACTTCCGGGCGGCCTTGGCGGTGGGCACGGTGTAGAAGCGGATCAGGATGTGCGGCAGTCCGGCGGTGCCCAGGACCAGCGCCACGCCCAGCGAGATGAAGTCCAGCTTGGTGGTGCCGTCGATGCCGTACTTCAGGCCCGGCTCCAGGAAGGACGAGCCCTGCCCGCTGTTGGACGCCGCGGTGCCGAGCAGCTCGGAGAGGTTGAAGTCGTACTTCAGCAGGATCAGGAAGGTGATCAGCAGGGTGCCGGTGATGAGCAGCACCGCCTTGACCATCTGCACCCAGGTGGTGCCCTTCATGCCGCCGATGGTGACGTAGACAATCATCAGCACGCCGACCAGGGCGACGATGCCGATCTTGCCGGCCTCGCTGGTGATGCCGAGCAGCAGGGAGACCAGCACACCGGCGCCCGCCATCTGGGCGAGCAGGTAGAAGATGGAGACGACGATGGTGGAGGTGCCGGCGGCGGTGCGCACCGGGCGCTGCCGCATCCGGTAGGCCAGCACGTCGCCCATGGTGTAGCGGCCGGAGTTGCGCAGCGGCTCGGCCACCAGCAGCAGGGCCACCAGCCAGGCGACGAGGAAGCCGATGGAGTACAGGAAGCCGTCGTAGCCGTAGAGGGCGATGGCGCCGGCGATGCCGAGGAAGGACGCGGCGGACATGTAGTCGCCGGAGACCGCCAGGCCGTTCTGGAAGCCGGAGAACTGGCGTCCGCCGGCGTAGAAGTCGGCGGCGTCCTTGGTCTGCCGGCCGGCCCAGACGGTGATGACCAGGGTGGCCACGACGAAGGCCGCGAAGAGGGAGATGATCAGCGGGCGGTGCTCGTCGACCTCTCCGGCCGCCAGGAGCAGGGAGGAACCGTTCACGCGTCACCGTCCAGGCGGGCCTTGATCGCCCGGGCGCGCGGGTCCAGCTTGGCCGCCGCGTGCCGGGAGTACCACCAGGCGATCAGAAAGGTGGTCAGGAACTGGGCGAGGCCGAACACCAGAGCGATGTTGATGTGGCCGACCACCT
It contains:
- a CDS encoding metallopeptidase TldD-related protein; amino-acid sequence: MTARTHKPHEIVERALELSRADGCVVIADETSTANLRWAGNALTTNGVTRGRTLTVVATVEGREGTASGVVSRSAVTADELEPLVRAAEAAARDAGPAEDAQPLVTGVPASAGFAEPPAETSSEVFAAFAPALGESFARARAGGRELYGFASHEMVSSYLGTSTGLRLRHDQPTGTLEMNAKSPDRTRSAWAGRATRDFRDVDPAALDAELAQRLAWAQRRVELPAGRYETLLPPTAVADLLIYQLWSSGARDAAEGRTVFSKPGGATRVGEKLSRLPLTLRSDPAEPGLEAAPFVLAHASGDDASVFDNGLPLPATEWISDGVLNRLVTTRHSAGLTGLPVAPAIDNLVLDAGGTRSLEEMVAATGRGLLLTCLWYIREVDPATLLLTGLTRDGVYLVEGGEVVGEVNNFRFNESPVDLLSRATEAGRTERTLPREWGDWFTRAAMPPLRVPDFNMSSVSKGV
- the tyrS gene encoding tyrosine--tRNA ligase, coding for MTRLGDSVARASALLAQDLSSDSTVEKLLGETKARRYLDLSDLPAKEQAELIASRTVEVLPGVEKLAERIEERQTAGRGLRIKLGIDPTAADVHLGHVVPMIILSRFQRMGHDVTLIIGDFTAKIGDPSGRTAERPPLTDADIAANLAGYREQVRPFLDFDKVSFRQNSEWLAPYTFPELLGLLAQVPVSQLLQREDFRNRLSAGSGLTMSELLYPIAQALDSVALECDVELGGADQLLNLQMGRKLMELRGQQPQLAVTMPLIEGTDGTGAKMSKSKGNYVGLTAPAEDVFGKIMSIPDRLMDPYLRAWTEWTDEEVALVTSRLAEKSLHPMDLKKVLAGEVVAALYGVEAAMAARAGFVAQFSRKSFTEVESLPVVELAEHGAEAATAVLSKVLGFQPSASAARRVAKQNGLRLVGEAGGEQRGVVLTEAQAIRPLAEVVREVVAEAGLDAAAPVYLKAGRKIAELRGA
- a CDS encoding GlsB/YeaQ/YmgE family stress response membrane protein, translated to MNWLWAIIVGLVLGVLAKAILPGKQNIPLWLTVIFGIIGSIIGNAVARGIGIDETKGVDWGRHALQLAGAVLVVALGTPLWAAIRGHGRQRA
- a CDS encoding DUF3099 domain-containing protein, yielding MRKHDGAQVFRITGARQSLAEDVRGRQRRYIISMTVRTVSVVLAAVLWNVERHVAFVALVLGILLPYIAVVIANAGRENTPSLPSSFIPTPTRPMLEAQARHGDRGGDRPGGGTVGDRGAEPVADDVRRPSEDGPDARR
- the moaA gene encoding GTP 3',8-cyclase MoaA; protein product: MLIDTYGRVATDLRVSLTDRCNLRCTYCMPEEGLQWLAKPELLTDDEIVRLVSLAVTRLGVTEVRFTGGEPLLRPGLVDIVSRCAELSPRPRMSLTTNGIGLARTAEALREAGLDRVNVSLDTLRPEVFRALTRRDRHHDVLAGLAAARAAGLDPVKVNAVLMPGLNEDEAPDLLAWAVANDYELRFIEQMPLDAQHGWKRDGMITAGDILTSLRTRFDLTAEEREERGSAPAERWLVDGGPARVGVIASVTRPFCRACDRTRLTADGQVRTCLFAREETDLRGALRSGAGDEEIAGLWRRAMWGKKAGSGLDDPAFLQPDRPMSAIGG
- a CDS encoding solute symporter family protein; the encoded protein is MNGSSLLLAAGEVDEHRPLIISLFAAFVVATLVITVWAGRQTKDAADFYAGGRQFSGFQNGLAVSGDYMSAASFLGIAGAIALYGYDGFLYSIGFLVAWLVALLLVAEPLRNSGRYTMGDVLAYRMRQRPVRTAAGTSTIVVSIFYLLAQMAGAGVLVSLLLGITSEAGKIGIVALVGVLMIVYVTIGGMKGTTWVQMVKAVLLITGTLLITFLILLKYDFNLSELLGTAASNSGQGSSFLEPGLKYGIDGTTKLDFISLGVALVLGTAGLPHILIRFYTVPTAKAARKSVNWAIGIIGAFYLMTIVLGFGAAALLSRDEITTSNKAGNTAAPLAAMEIGGGGDSTGGAILLAVISAVAFATILAVVAGLTLASSSSFAHDIYANVIRKGEASEKEEIRAARWATVLIGAVAIVLGAFARDINVAGLVALAFAVAASANLPTILYSLFWKRFTTRGALWSIYGGLVSSVVLVLFSPVVSGKESSMFKSVDFHWFPLENPGLISIPLGFLLGWIGSLLSKEEPDAKKYAELEVRSLTGHGAH